In Triticum aestivum cultivar Chinese Spring chromosome 5B, IWGSC CS RefSeq v2.1, whole genome shotgun sequence, the following proteins share a genomic window:
- the LOC123115265 gene encoding uncharacterized protein, whose product MCSTISVGHKIPHRSSIGKPSRPRAPPPPPPLQSRPPHPHPAPAPAPAPAPRRFRRSTAITTMSGDAGWPTLPGRLDDEDGARLPPECLLDRRVRTDFDDDDQQDLIALQPFKILRCVYKKALGFPSELQTQADEMVQTLQIGVHLAKSPPGLSCLGLRGGSPMTNIETVQDSIVVLTTTFLHDFDYTFYLVYEASSGSLHMIPMPENPCFILTGLSASMLIARSFYTADYALVVLGKLDGQEGDVPLVWLSSSSSPSWSEIKTTVFSQPPSLMLHYADMGFTIGSMACWVDLLRGVAFSWCNTLFPKDCRKEPTLNFGFFSLPRELPGADHCRGNTRVAQPEAYRTIGVVQGFIRFVSIDGFLDYVDLKDRTLTVWKRTLNRVWQLEYKLSLETLWGLQGFGDLPKNLTPMYPLLSTENTDIVYFALGEYLENRRRWKFIPICAHYLLAVNMQSNTVQASISLADCFGSPDIPDLVSSSFSRYVHVVGHDLHIMMMDTMKQMASIHLDPIDYDEREARKVMRESPFNWQGTLKDKPIFYPARYYSQPSLLRLTQSATADIIPEISG is encoded by the exons ATGTGCAGCACGATCTCCGTCGGCCACAAAATTCCCCATCGGTCATCCATAGGAAAACCTAgccgcccccgcgccccgccgccgccgccgccgctccaatCCCGCccgccccacccccaccccgcccccgcccccgcccccgcccccgccccgcgCCGGTTCCGTAGATCTACTGCCATAACAACCATGTCGGGTGATGCCGGCTGGCCGACTCTGCCGGGCCGCCTCGACGATGAAGATGGTGCCAGATTGCCGCCCGAGTGTCTGCTGGACCGGCGCGTTCGCACGGACTTCGACGATGACGATCAGCAAGACCTCATCGCCTTGCAACCCTTCAAAATCCTGAGATGTGTGTACAAGAAGGCGTTGGGGTTTCCATCCGAGCTGCAGACCCAGGCGGATGAGATGGTTCAGACCCTACAAATCGGTGTGCACCTCGCCAAGTCGCCGCCGGGTTTGTCCTGTCTGGGCCTTCGAGGCGGCAGCCCGATGACCAACATCGAAACCGTCCAGGACAGCATCGTCGTCCTCACCACCACTTTCCTCCATGATTTTGACTACACCTTCTATCTGGTCTATGAAGCCTCCAGTGGTTCGCTCCACATGATCCCCATGCCAGAAAATCCTTGTTTCATTCTCACAGGGCTCAGTGCTAGCATGCTCATCGCGAGGTCATTCTACACTGCCGACTACGCGCTGGTTGTATTGGGCAAGCTGGACGGGCAAGAGGGGGATGTTCCGTTGGTGTGGCTGTCTTCATCCTCGTCACCATCTTGGTCTGAGATCAAGACCACCGTCTTCAGCCAACCCCCCTCATTGATGCTGCACTATGCTGATATGGGCTTTACTATCGGATCCATGGCCTGCTGGGTGGACCTCCTGCGCGGTGTCGCATTCTCTTGGTGCAACACCCTCTTCCCCAAAGACTGTCGCAAGGAACCCACGCTTAACTTTGGCTTCTTTTCCTTGCCCAGAGAGTTGCCTGGAGCAGATCACTGTCGCGGCAACACCCGGGTGGCACAGCCAGAAGCCTACCGCACCATAGGCGTCGTCCAAGGTTTCATCAGGTTCGTCTCCATCGACGGCTTTCTCGACTATGTCGACCTCAAGGACCGCACCTTGACAGTCTGGAAGCGAACGTTGAACCGTGTGTGGCAGTTGGAGTACAAGCTCAGTCTCGAGACCCTATGGGGGCTCCAGGGATTCGGCGACTTGCCAAAGAACCTAACTCCCATGTACCCTCTCCTTAGCACAGAGAATACGGATATTGTCTACTTTGCACTTGGGGAATATCTGGAGAACCGGCGCAGGTGGAAGTTTATCCCAATATGTGCACACTATCTACTCGCGGTCAACATGCAGAGCAACACAGTCCAGGCTTCCATATCTCTCGCAGACTGTTTTGGCAGTCCTGACATCCCAGACCTTGTTTCTTCTAGTTTCAGCCGGTATGTCCATGTCGTGGGGCATGATCTACACATTATGATGATGGACACGATGAAGCAAATGGCGTCGATCCATTTGGACCCCATTGACTATGATGAAAGGGAGGCTCGGAAGGTGATGAGGGAGAGCCCATTCAACTGGCAAGGAACTTTGAAGGACAAACCTATCTTTTATCCAGCTCGCTACTACTCGCAACCATCATTGCTTCGTCTCACCCAATCAG CCACTGCAGACATCATTCCGGAGATATCAGGGTGA